The following are from one region of the Shinella sp. PSBB067 genome:
- a CDS encoding efflux RND transporter periplasmic adaptor subunit gives MEEPMRFMRPISIATFGALLILAGCKEEQAPQEGFSFPPPQVATITVKAEDVPITNDLPGRIAATRTAEVRPRASGIVVERVFEQGSLVKEGDVLYRIDPASFKVQVDSAEATLRRAKAVQAQAKNDTVRQEQLKKSNVASAQAYDDAIAKLAQADADVAIADAGLATARLNLEYTDVKAPISGRIGRALITEGALVSANGTENLATIQQLDPVYADFTQSATDLIRLRKALQDGDLMADNNSADVKLVLDDGSDYPHPGKLLFSEAAVDESTGQVTLRGEFPNPDGDLLPGMYVRVQIEQGIEKGAVLVPQQAVQRDASGSALVYVVSADNKAGTRPVRVGRAAGTRWVITDGLKDGEKIIVEGFQKVQPGGEVVPSEWDPNAVANAAQKPAEEGAADAKAEAAAPAGDAGKAAGGDEAAKPGDDGKAEGGDDAAKTEQAK, from the coding sequence ATGGAAGAACCCATGCGTTTCATGAGACCGATTTCGATTGCGACCTTTGGTGCCCTCTTGATCCTTGCCGGCTGCAAGGAAGAGCAGGCGCCGCAGGAGGGCTTTTCCTTCCCGCCGCCGCAGGTGGCCACCATCACCGTGAAGGCCGAGGACGTGCCGATCACCAACGACCTGCCGGGCCGCATCGCCGCGACCCGCACGGCGGAAGTGCGCCCGCGCGCCTCCGGCATCGTCGTCGAGCGCGTGTTCGAGCAGGGCTCGCTGGTCAAGGAAGGCGACGTTCTCTACCGGATCGATCCCGCGTCCTTCAAGGTGCAGGTCGACAGCGCCGAGGCGACGCTGCGCCGCGCCAAGGCCGTGCAGGCCCAGGCGAAGAACGACACCGTCCGCCAGGAACAGCTCAAGAAATCCAACGTCGCCTCCGCGCAGGCCTATGACGACGCCATCGCCAAGCTGGCGCAGGCCGACGCCGACGTGGCGATCGCCGACGCCGGCCTTGCGACGGCCAGGCTCAACCTCGAATATACCGATGTGAAGGCACCGATCAGCGGCCGCATCGGCCGGGCCCTCATCACCGAGGGCGCGCTGGTTTCGGCCAACGGCACGGAAAACCTTGCGACGATCCAGCAGCTCGACCCTGTTTATGCCGACTTCACGCAGTCGGCGACCGACCTCATCCGCCTGCGCAAGGCGCTGCAGGACGGCGACCTGATGGCCGACAACAACTCGGCCGACGTCAAGCTCGTTCTCGACGACGGCTCGGACTATCCGCATCCGGGCAAGCTGCTCTTCTCGGAAGCCGCCGTCGACGAATCCACCGGCCAGGTGACGTTGCGCGGCGAATTCCCGAACCCGGACGGCGACCTTCTGCCCGGCATGTATGTACGCGTGCAGATCGAGCAGGGCATCGAGAAGGGCGCCGTGCTCGTGCCGCAGCAGGCCGTGCAGCGCGACGCCTCGGGCAGCGCGCTCGTCTATGTGGTCTCCGCCGACAACAAGGCCGGCACCCGTCCGGTCCGCGTCGGCCGCGCCGCCGGCACGCGCTGGGTCATCACCGACGGCCTGAAGGACGGCGAGAAGATCATCGTCGAGGGCTTCCAGAAGGTCCAGCCCGGCGGCGAGGTCGTTCCGTCGGAATGGGACCCGAATGCCGTTGCCAACGCCGCCCAGAAGCCCGCCGAGGAAGGGGCCGCGGATGCCAAGGCCGAGGCCGCCGCCCCGGCCGGTGACGCTGGCAAGGCCGCGGGTGGCGACGAGGCCGCCAAGCCGGGCGATGACGGCAAGGCCGAAGGCGGCGACGATGCCGCCAAGACCGAGCAGGCAAAGTAA
- a CDS encoding ABC transporter ATP-binding protein: protein MGSLQLKSVRKSFGNVDVIKGIDLDVKDGEFVIFVGPSGCGKSTLLRIIAGLEDATSGSISIDGAEVATVPPAKRGIAMVFQSYALYPHLSVKDNMGLGLKQAGTPKAEIDRRVDKASAMLSLEKYLARRPAELSGGQRQRVAIGRAIVREPKLFLFDEPLSNLDAALRVNTRLEIARLHRELKATMIYVTHDQVEAMTLADKIVVLDAGVIQQVGSPMELYNRPANLFVAGFIGSPSMNFIEAGRLGVTDATTIGVRPEHVSLSRESGEWQGKVVHVEHLGADTIVYLESEKVGLLTVRLFGEHHYAVGDIVFATPAADQTHRFDENGRAIR, encoded by the coding sequence GTGGGCTCTCTTCAACTCAAATCGGTACGCAAGTCCTTCGGCAACGTCGATGTGATCAAGGGCATCGACCTCGACGTGAAGGATGGCGAGTTCGTCATCTTCGTCGGGCCCTCCGGCTGCGGCAAGTCCACGCTGCTGCGCATCATCGCCGGCCTGGAGGACGCGACGTCGGGCTCGATCTCCATCGACGGGGCGGAGGTGGCGACGGTGCCGCCGGCAAAGCGCGGCATCGCCATGGTGTTCCAGTCCTACGCGCTTTATCCGCACCTTTCGGTCAAGGACAATATGGGCCTCGGCCTCAAGCAGGCGGGCACGCCGAAGGCGGAGATCGACAGACGTGTCGACAAGGCCTCGGCCATGCTCTCGCTGGAGAAGTATCTCGCCCGGCGTCCCGCGGAGCTTTCCGGCGGGCAGCGCCAGCGCGTCGCCATCGGCCGCGCCATCGTGCGCGAGCCGAAGCTCTTCCTGTTCGACGAGCCGCTGTCCAACCTCGACGCGGCGCTGCGCGTCAACACGCGGCTGGAGATCGCAAGGCTGCACCGCGAGCTGAAGGCCACCATGATCTACGTCACGCACGACCAGGTCGAGGCGATGACGCTGGCGGACAAGATCGTGGTGCTGGACGCGGGCGTCATCCAGCAGGTCGGCTCGCCGATGGAGCTCTACAACCGCCCGGCCAACCTGTTCGTCGCCGGCTTCATCGGCTCGCCGAGCATGAACTTCATCGAGGCGGGTCGCCTCGGCGTCACCGATGCCACGACGATCGGCGTGCGGCCGGAGCATGTCTCGCTGTCGCGCGAGAGCGGCGAATGGCAGGGCAAGGTGGTGCATGTCGAGCATCTCGGCGCCGATACCATCGTCTATCTCGAATCGGAAAAGGTGGGTCTGCTCACGGTGCGCCTGTTCGGCGAGCACCACTATGCCGTGGGCGACATCGTCTTCGCGACGCCGGCGGCGGACCAGACGCATCGTTTCGATGAAAACGGACGAGCGATACGTTGA
- a CDS encoding Gfo/Idh/MocA family protein, giving the protein MNSATTPIRVLSAGLGNMGRSHALAYHENPGFTIVGLVNRSKVAVPQGLEGYEILPSFPEALKALKPELCSINTYSDSHAEFAIAAMEAGAHVFVEKPLATTVADAERVVACARANGRKLIVGYILRHHPSWMRLIDEARKLGGPYVFRMNLNQQSSGPTWATHKALLQTTPPIVDCGVHYVDVMCQITDARPVEVRGMGLRLSDEIAPDMYNYGHLQVLFDDGSLGWYEAAWGPMISETAFFVKDVMSPNGSVSIVMDPNAKSDDIDTHTKTAVIRLHNAATGPDGKFLSPDEDLKMAGEPGHQELCDREQAFVLKAIRENIDLSRHMDDAVQSLRICLAADESVRTGQPVKL; this is encoded by the coding sequence GTGAACTCTGCCACGACCCCCATCCGTGTCCTGTCCGCCGGTCTCGGCAACATGGGCAGGAGCCATGCGCTCGCCTATCACGAGAATCCGGGCTTTACGATCGTCGGCCTCGTCAACCGCTCGAAGGTCGCCGTTCCGCAAGGCCTCGAAGGCTACGAGATCCTGCCGTCCTTCCCGGAGGCGCTGAAGGCGTTGAAGCCGGAGCTCTGCTCGATCAACACCTATTCGGACAGCCATGCCGAATTCGCCATCGCGGCGATGGAAGCGGGCGCCCATGTCTTCGTGGAAAAGCCGCTGGCGACCACGGTCGCCGATGCCGAGCGCGTCGTCGCCTGCGCGCGGGCCAACGGCCGCAAGCTGATCGTCGGCTATATCCTGCGCCATCATCCCTCGTGGATGCGGCTCATCGACGAGGCGCGCAAGCTCGGCGGTCCCTATGTCTTCCGCATGAACCTGAACCAGCAGTCGAGCGGGCCGACCTGGGCGACCCACAAGGCGCTGCTGCAGACCACGCCGCCCATCGTCGATTGCGGCGTGCACTATGTCGACGTGATGTGCCAGATCACCGACGCCAGGCCCGTCGAGGTGCGCGGCATGGGCCTGCGCCTCTCCGACGAGATCGCGCCAGACATGTACAATTACGGCCATCTCCAGGTGCTGTTCGACGACGGTTCGCTCGGCTGGTACGAGGCGGCCTGGGGCCCGATGATCTCGGAAACGGCCTTCTTCGTGAAGGACGTCATGTCGCCGAACGGCTCGGTCTCCATCGTCATGGACCCGAACGCCAAGTCGGACGACATCGACACGCATACCAAGACGGCGGTCATCCGCCTTCACAACGCGGCGACGGGGCCGGACGGCAAATTCCTGTCGCCGGACGAGGACCTGAAGATGGCGGGCGAGCCCGGCCACCAGGAACTGTGCGACCGCGAGCAGGCCTTCGTGCTGAAAGCGATCCGCGAGAACATCGATCTTTCACGGCACATGGACGATGCGGTGCAGTCGCTCAGGATCTGCCTGGCGGCCGACGAAAGTGTCAGGACCGGCCAGCCGGTCAAGCTTTAA
- a CDS encoding carbohydrate ABC transporter permease, with product MSNKARASLTRSSLVHLALIAYTLVSVFPVFLTIINSMKDRNAIFRNPMQLPTATTFDLVGYTTVLGQGDFATYFQNSFIVTVAAIALVLLFGAMAAFALSEYRFRGNTMMGLYLAIGIMIPIRLGTVAILQGMVATGLVNTLTALILVYTAQGIPLAVFILSEFMRTVSDDLKNAGRIDGLSEYAIFFRLVLPLVRPAMATVAVFTMIPIWNDLWFPLILAPSEATKTVTLGSQIFIGQFVTNWNAVLAALSLAIFPVLVLYLVFSRQLIRGITSGAVK from the coding sequence ATGTCCAACAAGGCACGCGCCTCGCTCACCCGCTCGTCCCTCGTCCACCTCGCGCTGATCGCCTATACGCTGGTGTCGGTCTTCCCGGTGTTCCTGACGATCATCAATTCGATGAAGGATCGCAACGCGATCTTCCGCAACCCGATGCAGCTTCCGACCGCCACGACCTTCGACCTCGTCGGCTACACCACGGTGCTGGGGCAGGGGGATTTCGCCACCTACTTCCAGAACAGCTTCATCGTCACGGTGGCCGCCATCGCGCTGGTGCTGCTGTTCGGCGCCATGGCCGCCTTCGCCCTTTCGGAATACCGCTTCCGCGGCAACACGATGATGGGCCTCTATCTTGCCATCGGCATCATGATCCCGATCCGCCTCGGCACGGTCGCGATCCTGCAGGGCATGGTGGCGACGGGCCTCGTCAACACGCTGACGGCGCTGATCCTGGTTTATACGGCGCAAGGCATCCCGCTTGCCGTCTTCATCCTGTCGGAATTCATGCGCACCGTCTCCGACGACCTCAAGAATGCCGGCCGCATCGACGGGCTCTCCGAATACGCGATCTTCTTCCGCCTCGTGCTGCCGCTGGTGCGGCCGGCCATGGCCACGGTCGCCGTCTTCACGATGATCCCGATCTGGAACGACCTGTGGTTCCCGCTGATTCTGGCGCCGAGCGAGGCGACCAAGACGGTGACGCTGGGCTCGCAGATCTTCATCGGCCAGTTCGTCACCAACTGGAACGCGGTGCTCGCGGCGCTGTCGCTGGCGATCTTCCCCGTCCTCGTCCTCTACCTCGTCTTCTCGCGGCAACTGATCCGCGGCATCACCTCGGGAGCTGTAAAGTGA
- a CDS encoding carbohydrate ABC transporter permease produces MSDIPSSHDAAVPIRRPVRWHIGIFLLPAFIVYSAVMILPLIETLRLSLFNTVDGQSTFVGLGNFKVLFGDERWAASFWNALKNNVVFFIIHMLVQNPIGVALAAMLSLPKLRFAAFYRTAIFLPTLLSFVIVGFIWKLILSPIWGVSPYLMDLVGLKSLFAPWLGRPNSALVAVSLISVWQYVGIPMMLIYAALLNIPDEVIEAAECDGVTGWSQFWKIKLPLILPAIGIISILTFVGNFNAFDLVYTVQGALAGPDGSTDILGTLLYRTFFGFQLQLGDRSMGATIATVMFLIILAGVSLYLFVIQRRMRRYQF; encoded by the coding sequence ATGAGCGACATACCTTCTTCCCATGATGCGGCAGTACCGATCCGGCGCCCCGTGCGCTGGCATATCGGCATCTTCCTGCTGCCGGCCTTCATCGTCTATTCGGCGGTCATGATCCTGCCGCTCATCGAGACGCTGCGCCTGTCGCTGTTCAATACCGTCGACGGCCAGTCGACCTTCGTGGGCCTCGGCAATTTCAAGGTGTTGTTCGGCGATGAGCGCTGGGCGGCGAGCTTCTGGAACGCGCTGAAGAACAACGTCGTCTTCTTCATCATCCACATGCTGGTGCAGAACCCGATCGGCGTGGCGCTCGCCGCCATGCTGTCGCTGCCGAAGTTGCGTTTCGCCGCCTTCTACCGCACGGCGATCTTCCTGCCGACGCTGCTTTCCTTCGTGATCGTCGGCTTCATCTGGAAGCTGATCCTTTCGCCGATCTGGGGCGTCTCTCCCTACCTGATGGATCTCGTCGGCCTGAAGTCGCTGTTCGCGCCCTGGCTCGGCCGGCCGAACTCGGCGCTCGTCGCGGTATCGCTGATCTCCGTCTGGCAATATGTCGGCATCCCCATGATGCTGATCTACGCGGCGCTGCTGAACATCCCGGACGAGGTGATCGAGGCGGCCGAATGCGACGGCGTGACGGGCTGGAGCCAGTTCTGGAAGATCAAGCTGCCGCTGATCCTGCCGGCCATCGGCATCATCTCGATCCTCACCTTCGTCGGCAACTTCAATGCCTTCGACCTGGTCTACACCGTGCAGGGCGCGCTCGCCGGGCCGGACGGGTCGACGGATATCCTCGGCACGCTGCTCTACCGCACCTTCTTCGGCTTCCAGCTCCAGCTCGGCGACCGCTCGATGGGCGCGACCATCGCGACGGTCATGTTCCTCATCATCCTTGCCGGCGTGTCGCTGTATCTCTTCGTGATCCAGCGGCGCATGCGCCGCTACCAGTTCTGA
- a CDS encoding ABC transporter substrate-binding protein: protein MTRTAIKGLLLATSILGTAGIAQAADVTLTIESWRNDDLAIWQEKIIPAFEAKNPGIKVVFAPTAPTEYNAALNAKLDAGSAGDLITCRPFDASLELFNKGHLAALNDLPGMENFSDVAKSAWTTDDGSKTFCVPMASVIHGFIYNKDAFEQLGITVPTTEAEFFAALDKIKADGNYIPMAMGTKDLWEAATMGYQNIGPTYWKGEEGRKALIAGTQKLTDEGWVEPYRVLAKWKDYLGDGFEAQTYPDSQNLFTLGRAAIYPAGSWEIGLFNTQAQFKMGAFPPPVKNAGDTCYISDHNDIGVGLNAKSPNADAARTFLSFVASPEFADIYANSLPGFFSLNSTAVKMNDPLAQEFVSWREKCQPTIRSTYQILSRGTPNLENETWTESANVINGTDTPEVAAEKLQKGLDSWYKPAK from the coding sequence ATGACACGCACCGCAATCAAAGGTCTGCTTCTGGCCACGAGCATCCTCGGCACGGCCGGGATCGCCCAGGCGGCGGACGTCACGCTGACGATCGAAAGCTGGCGCAACGACGACCTCGCCATCTGGCAGGAAAAGATCATCCCGGCCTTCGAAGCGAAGAACCCGGGCATCAAGGTCGTCTTCGCGCCGACCGCGCCGACCGAGTACAACGCCGCGCTCAACGCCAAGCTGGACGCCGGCTCGGCGGGCGACCTCATCACCTGCCGTCCGTTCGACGCCTCGCTCGAACTCTTCAACAAGGGTCACCTGGCCGCCCTCAACGACCTGCCGGGCATGGAGAACTTCTCCGACGTCGCCAAGTCCGCCTGGACGACCGACGACGGCTCCAAGACCTTCTGCGTGCCGATGGCCTCGGTCATCCACGGCTTCATCTACAACAAGGACGCCTTCGAGCAGCTCGGCATCACCGTTCCGACGACCGAAGCCGAATTCTTCGCCGCGCTCGACAAGATCAAGGCCGACGGCAACTACATCCCGATGGCCATGGGCACGAAGGACCTCTGGGAAGCCGCGACCATGGGCTACCAGAACATCGGCCCGACCTACTGGAAGGGCGAGGAAGGCCGCAAGGCACTGATCGCCGGCACGCAGAAGCTGACGGACGAAGGCTGGGTCGAGCCCTACCGCGTCCTTGCCAAGTGGAAGGACTATCTCGGCGACGGCTTCGAGGCGCAGACCTATCCGGACAGCCAGAACCTCTTCACGCTCGGCCGCGCTGCCATCTATCCGGCCGGCTCGTGGGAAATCGGCCTGTTCAACACGCAGGCGCAGTTCAAGATGGGCGCGTTCCCGCCGCCGGTGAAGAATGCCGGCGACACCTGCTACATCTCCGACCACAACGACATCGGCGTCGGCCTCAACGCCAAGAGCCCGAATGCGGACGCCGCCAGGACGTTCCTGTCCTTCGTCGCCTCGCCGGAATTCGCCGACATCTACGCCAACTCGCTGCCGGGCTTCTTCAGCCTGAACTCGACGGCGGTGAAGATGAACGACCCGCTGGCGCAGGAATTCGTCTCCTGGCGCGAGAAGTGCCAGCCGACGATCCGCTCGACCTACCAGATCCTGTCGCGCGGCACGCCGAACCTCGAAAACGAGACCTGGACGGAATCGGCCAACGTCATCAACGGCACCGACACGCCGGAAGTGGCCGCCGAAAAGCTCCAGAAGGGCCTCGACAGCTGGTACAAGCCGGCCAAGTAA
- a CDS encoding N-acetylmuramic acid 6-phosphate etherase: MAAGRTEGRHDQASGLDERRPVDALKVLADGQKAAAAVVDAALGDIAAAGRLAADALLAGGRLVYAGAGSSGLMAMADALELPGTYGIAHDRIVILLAGGAASLVDLAGGYEDDRDLAVNDAVSAGIDAKDCVICVSASGSTPYALAMAAHAKEKGARVVAMANNPGAPLFDGADVSILLQTPPEVISGSTRMGAGTAQKIAFNLFSTLVGIHLGHVHDGHMVNLKADNIKLKGRACRIVSDISGVGLDEAERLLARSEGSVKAAVLLAAGVEDAGAARAVLDRSGQSLRRALNALG, translated from the coding sequence ATGGCCGCAGGCAGGACCGAGGGCAGGCATGATCAGGCGAGCGGGCTGGACGAACGTCGGCCCGTCGATGCGCTGAAAGTGCTTGCGGACGGCCAGAAGGCTGCCGCCGCCGTGGTGGATGCCGCGCTTGGCGACATCGCCGCCGCCGGCCGCCTTGCCGCCGATGCGCTTCTTGCCGGCGGTCGCCTCGTCTATGCGGGCGCCGGCAGTTCCGGCCTGATGGCCATGGCCGATGCGCTCGAGCTTCCCGGCACCTACGGCATCGCGCATGATCGCATCGTCATCCTGCTCGCCGGCGGCGCCGCGAGCCTCGTCGACCTGGCCGGCGGTTATGAAGACGACCGCGATCTCGCCGTGAACGATGCCGTTTCCGCGGGCATCGATGCGAAGGATTGCGTGATCTGCGTTTCCGCGAGCGGCAGCACGCCCTATGCGCTGGCGATGGCCGCCCATGCGAAGGAAAAGGGTGCCCGTGTGGTCGCGATGGCCAACAATCCGGGCGCGCCGCTCTTCGACGGCGCCGATGTCTCCATCCTGCTGCAGACGCCGCCGGAGGTCATATCCGGCTCGACGCGCATGGGCGCGGGGACGGCGCAGAAGATCGCCTTCAACCTGTTCTCGACACTGGTCGGCATCCATCTCGGCCATGTGCACGACGGGCACATGGTCAATCTCAAGGCCGACAACATCAAATTGAAAGGGCGCGCCTGCCGTATCGTCTCCGACATCTCGGGTGTCGGTCTCGACGAGGCGGAGCGCCTTCTTGCGCGCTCCGAAGGCTCGGTCAAGGCGGCCGTGCTTCTGGCTGCGGGGGTGGAGGATGCCGGTGCCGCGCGGGCGGTGCTGGACCGGTCGGGGCAGAGCCTCCGCCGCGCCCTCAACGCTCTCGGATAA
- a CDS encoding N-acetylglucosamine kinase has product MTDFILGIDGGGTSCRAAVARPDGIILGRGKSGAANILTDPNNAIISITEAAKAAYRDAGLDEAGVSGASAFLGLAGTNVGDLTRYVHDRLPFRHTDIDSDGLIALQGAIGDGDGAVAILGTGSIYMARKDHTVRYIGGWGFTVGDLGGGARLGHALLQEALLAHDGVHPRSGVTDAILEEFKGDPRGIVEFARLSKPGDFGRFAPVLFDHARRGDTQAIAIVKAGAATVNESLDAIMALAGEQRLCLLGGLAPIYPEWLSERHRAILVEAEADALTGAVALAAKGHRQGTGAAA; this is encoded by the coding sequence ATGACGGATTTCATTCTCGGTATCGACGGCGGGGGAACGAGCTGCCGCGCGGCGGTGGCGCGGCCGGACGGCATCATCCTCGGCCGCGGCAAGAGCGGGGCCGCCAATATCCTGACCGACCCCAACAATGCGATCATCTCCATCACGGAAGCGGCGAAGGCCGCCTATCGCGACGCCGGGCTCGACGAAGCCGGCGTCAGCGGCGCCTCGGCCTTTCTCGGCCTTGCCGGCACCAATGTCGGCGACCTTACCCGCTACGTGCACGACCGCCTGCCCTTCCGCCACACGGACATCGACAGCGACGGCCTGATCGCCCTGCAGGGCGCGATCGGCGACGGCGACGGCGCGGTGGCGATCCTCGGCACTGGCTCCATCTACATGGCGCGCAAGGATCATACGGTTCGTTACATCGGCGGCTGGGGCTTCACCGTCGGCGATCTAGGCGGCGGCGCGCGGCTCGGCCACGCACTTCTTCAGGAGGCGCTGCTCGCCCATGACGGCGTGCATCCGCGCTCGGGCGTCACGGATGCCATCCTGGAGGAATTCAAGGGCGACCCGCGCGGCATCGTCGAATTCGCGCGCCTCTCCAAGCCCGGCGACTTCGGCCGCTTCGCCCCCGTCCTCTTCGACCACGCCCGCCGGGGCGACACCCAGGCGATCGCCATCGTGAAGGCCGGCGCGGCGACGGTGAACGAATCCCTCGATGCCATCATGGCGCTTGCCGGCGAACAGCGCCTCTGCCTGCTCGGCGGCCTTGCGCCGATCTATCCGGAATGGCTCTCCGAACGGCACCGCGCGATCCTCGTCGAGGCCGAGGCGGATGCGCTGACCGGCGCCGTGGCGCTCGCCGCCAAGGGCCACCGGCAAGGAACGGGAGCGGCCGCATGA
- a CDS encoding GntR family transcriptional regulator, whose protein sequence is MSTPLSAILTPESLQSGVPGPLYLKLRQTLEDAITSGKLNYGDALPAERDLADHANVSRVTVRKAVDDLVKDGLLVRRHGSGTFVAKPVSKVQQSLSRLTSFTEDMARRGLTTRAEWIDRGLFHPSPDEMMMLGLPADALVARLGRLRVADDMPLAIERACISAEFLPDPMQVQGSLYAALEKRGCRPVRAVQRISAYNMKDPDASMLGVPPGSAGLSIERVSYLRTGRVVEFTRSIYRGDAYDFVAELTLSET, encoded by the coding sequence ATGAGCACGCCCCTTTCCGCCATCCTGACGCCGGAAAGCCTGCAATCGGGCGTGCCCGGCCCGCTCTACCTGAAGCTCCGCCAGACGCTGGAGGACGCCATCACCTCCGGCAAGCTCAATTACGGCGACGCCCTGCCGGCGGAACGCGACCTCGCCGACCACGCCAATGTCAGCCGCGTCACCGTGCGCAAGGCCGTCGACGATCTCGTCAAGGACGGCCTTCTGGTCCGCCGCCACGGCTCCGGCACCTTCGTCGCAAAGCCTGTCTCCAAGGTGCAGCAGTCGCTCTCGCGCCTCACCTCCTTCACCGAGGACATGGCTCGGCGCGGCCTGACGACGCGCGCCGAGTGGATCGACCGCGGCCTGTTCCACCCCTCGCCCGACGAGATGATGATGCTCGGCCTGCCCGCCGACGCGCTCGTCGCCCGCCTCGGGCGCCTGCGCGTTGCCGACGACATGCCGCTCGCCATCGAGCGCGCCTGCATCTCCGCCGAGTTCCTGCCCGACCCCATGCAGGTGCAGGGCTCGCTCTATGCCGCGCTGGAAAAGCGCGGTTGCCGGCCGGTGCGCGCCGTGCAGCGCATCTCCGCCTACAACATGAAGGACCCGGACGCCTCGATGCTCGGCGTGCCGCCCGGCTCCGCGGGCCTTTCCATCGAGCGCGTCTCCTACCTGCGCACCGGCCGGGTGGTGGAGTTCACCCGCTCCATCTACCGCGGCGACGCCTACGACTTCGTCGCCGAACTGACGCTGTCCGAGACGTGA
- a CDS encoding SIS domain-containing protein, which translates to MQTNMRREINEIPEAAARLLAGSADAIEAAGKALRERDPQFFVTVARGSSDHAALFLKYAIELTAGRPVASLGPSLASIYGAKLKLGGGAAIAISQSGKSPDIVAMAEGATKGGAISIALTNTLPSPLADACTHSLDLSAGPEISVAATKSYVNSIVAGLAVLAEWTGDADLGRAVKNLPEQLAQAVALDWSELAGDLKDAQSLYVLGRGPGLAIASEAALKFKETSGMHAEAYSSAEVLHGPVALVGPSFPVIALAARDAAEASVTGMADSLAERGAYAGVTAAGAKSARKLPFIATGHPITDALALIVPFYGFVEAWSRGRGLDPDKPVNLKKVTETR; encoded by the coding sequence ATGCAGACCAACATGCGAAGAGAGATCAATGAAATCCCCGAAGCGGCGGCCCGCCTGCTCGCCGGCTCCGCCGATGCCATCGAGGCGGCCGGCAAGGCGTTGCGCGAGCGCGACCCGCAGTTCTTCGTCACGGTCGCCCGCGGCTCCTCCGACCATGCCGCCCTCTTCCTGAAATATGCGATCGAGCTCACCGCCGGCCGCCCGGTCGCCTCGCTCGGCCCGTCGCTCGCCTCGATCTACGGCGCGAAGCTGAAGCTCGGCGGCGGCGCGGCCATCGCCATCTCCCAGTCCGGCAAGAGCCCGGACATCGTCGCCATGGCCGAGGGCGCGACGAAGGGCGGCGCGATCTCCATCGCGCTCACCAACACGCTGCCCTCCCCGCTGGCCGACGCCTGCACCCATTCGCTCGATCTTTCGGCCGGCCCGGAAATCAGCGTCGCGGCGACGAAGTCCTATGTGAACTCCATCGTCGCCGGCCTTGCCGTGCTCGCCGAATGGACGGGTGATGCCGATCTCGGCCGCGCCGTGAAGAACCTGCCGGAACAGCTCGCCCAGGCCGTCGCGCTCGACTGGTCCGAGCTCGCCGGCGACCTCAAGGACGCGCAGTCGCTCTATGTCCTCGGCCGCGGCCCGGGCCTTGCCATCGCGAGCGAGGCGGCGCTGAAGTTCAAGGAAACCTCCGGCATGCATGCCGAGGCCTATTCCTCGGCGGAAGTGCTGCACGGCCCCGTCGCCCTCGTCGGCCCCTCCTTCCCGGTGATCGCCCTTGCCGCCCGCGATGCGGCCGAAGCCTCCGTCACCGGCATGGCCGACAGCCTCGCCGAGCGCGGCGCCTACGCGGGCGTCACCGCGGCCGGCGCCAAGAGCGCGCGAAAACTGCCCTTCATCGCCACCGGCCACCCGATCACCGACGCGCTGGCGCTGATCGTTCCCTTCTACGGCTTCGTCGAAGCCTGGTCGCGCGGGCGCGGTCTTGATCCCGACAAGCCGGTCAACCTCAAGAAAGTGACGGAAACCCGATGA